From Desulfovibrio oxyclinae DSM 11498, the proteins below share one genomic window:
- a CDS encoding class I SAM-dependent methyltransferase, with protein MRFKKIPEIDCTGVSEREARTVRKTCAAYETCLKPKLPNKLRSLFRAISRHPKGSVLDVGCGGGAYSCYFAQLGFDVTGIDISEPSIQSAALFAEALELDNVTFKTVDAGGFDVGRFDIAYSFDVVEHIPWEHHETFLKGVYKNLKPGGVFYIRAPHSYNIRQYVAGHIGLPTYEELMQAAENTGYKAQVLLGHTGKASPVNYAVALERMIYRVAPNEYWRYTFLKYFSLANVVLKLTK; from the coding sequence ATGCGATTCAAGAAGATTCCCGAGATTGACTGCACAGGGGTCTCGGAGAGGGAGGCCCGTACGGTCAGGAAGACGTGTGCGGCATATGAAACCTGCCTCAAACCGAAGCTTCCGAATAAACTGCGGTCTCTGTTTCGTGCTATTTCACGACATCCCAAAGGCTCGGTGCTGGACGTTGGCTGTGGAGGCGGTGCGTATTCATGCTATTTTGCGCAGCTTGGATTCGACGTGACCGGCATCGACATCTCGGAACCGTCAATACAAAGTGCGGCTCTTTTTGCCGAGGCGCTGGAATTGGACAACGTGACGTTCAAGACGGTGGATGCCGGGGGATTTGACGTCGGACGCTTTGACATCGCCTACAGCTTCGACGTTGTGGAGCACATACCGTGGGAACACCATGAGACATTTCTCAAAGGGGTTTACAAGAACCTGAAACCGGGCGGAGTCTTTTATATCAGAGCTCCGCACTCCTATAACATTCGCCAATACGTTGCCGGGCACATCGGACTGCCCACCTATGAAGAGCTTATGCAGGCCGCAGAGAATACCGGCTACAAGGCACAGGTGCTGCTTGGACATACGGGAAAGGCCTCGCCGGTCAACTACGCGGTTGCGCTGGAGCGGATGATCTACCGAGTCGCACCGAACGAATATTGGCGATACACGTTCCTCAAGTATTTCAGTCTTGCCAACGTGGTCTTGAAGCTTACCAAGTAG
- a CDS encoding MBL fold metallo-hydrolase — MMIPISLLALLVVSGCLYLGHEKFGRLPEGKRLERISRSPNYENGTFRNRVPIEHIVEGGIGISGMLKFLFRDGDSLKPSGQLPVVKTDLRSLDPDADVVIWLGHSSYFVQLGGKSILIDPVFSDHASPVFFSTRAFEGSNLYTAADMPPIDYLLISHDHWDHLDHATVTSLLPKVRHVVTGLGVGEHFARWGFPEDKVHELDWDDELRLEDGLSIHVLTARHFSGRLFDRNRTLWVSFALETPSRRVFYSGDSGYGPHFKEIGERFGGFDLVMLDSGQYNEAWKYVHMMPEQAARAAEDLQAEAAMPSHAGRFSIAYHAWDDPFQRFAKASEGRSYRLVTPRIGETVDLENRRQAFANWWER; from the coding sequence ATGATGATTCCCATTTCGCTCCTTGCGTTGCTTGTTGTCTCCGGCTGTCTCTATCTGGGACATGAAAAGTTCGGCCGACTGCCCGAGGGAAAGCGGTTGGAGCGGATATCCCGATCTCCCAACTATGAAAACGGCACGTTTCGCAACCGTGTCCCCATTGAACACATCGTTGAAGGCGGCATCGGCATCAGCGGGATGCTGAAATTCCTTTTCCGTGATGGTGACAGCTTGAAGCCTTCCGGACAACTGCCGGTGGTCAAGACGGATCTCAGATCGCTTGATCCGGATGCAGACGTGGTCATCTGGCTGGGCCATTCCTCGTACTTCGTGCAGTTGGGAGGCAAAAGCATCCTGATTGATCCCGTCTTCAGCGACCACGCTTCACCGGTTTTCTTTTCCACGCGCGCGTTTGAAGGGTCGAATCTCTATACGGCCGCTGACATGCCGCCCATTGATTATCTGCTCATATCGCATGACCATTGGGACCATCTGGATCATGCGACGGTCACATCCCTCCTGCCCAAGGTGCGGCATGTGGTCACGGGGCTTGGCGTTGGCGAACATTTTGCTCGCTGGGGCTTTCCCGAGGACAAGGTGCACGAGCTGGACTGGGATGACGAACTCCGTCTGGAGGACGGTCTCTCCATCCATGTTCTGACCGCCAGACACTTTTCCGGACGCCTGTTCGACCGCAATCGGACCCTGTGGGTTTCCTTTGCGCTGGAGACCCCGTCCCGTCGGGTCTTCTACAGCGGCGACAGCGGATACGGCCCGCATTTCAAGGAAATCGGGGAGCGGTTCGGAGGCTTCGATCTCGTCATGCTGGACAGCGGACAGTACAACGAGGCGTGGAAATATGTGCACATGATGCCGGAGCAGGCGGCTCGTGCGGCCGAGGACCTGCAGGCCGAGGCGGCGATGCCATCCCATGCGGGCAGGTTCAGCATCGCCTACCATGCATGGGATGATCCGTTTCAGCGATTTGCCAAGGCGAGCGAGGGCAGATCCTATCGCCTCGTAACACCCCGCATCGGTGAAACGGTAGATCTGGAAAACCGCAGGCAGGCATTCGCCAATTGGTGGGAGAGGTGA
- a CDS encoding cyclophilin-like fold protein, whose amino-acid sequence MNRVMIWLFFALILSGFMHFLPLNAVAGESTATEGRQHGLSFSDMKVEISSHGKRATFRLYDTVAAEEFHEQLPLELELSNFRDAQWMFYPPEKLNVKPEEAYHDGRKGELSYYEPWGDVFMLYRDFHAGDEMHRLGVVLSGVEEIAAMSGKAVIRQVQSSSSEKENVMRIAVTAGGKTVIYELNDSQAAKELYGQLPLNIAVEDYGSNEKIFYPPQKLSTSNTPLAENVRKGTLAYYAPWGDVVLFHDDFRSAPGLYGLGHAVEGAEHIGSLSGQIRVTPDSSQ is encoded by the coding sequence ATGAATCGTGTTATGATCTGGCTGTTTTTTGCCCTCATTCTTTCAGGTTTCATGCATTTCCTCCCGTTGAATGCCGTGGCGGGAGAATCCACAGCCACGGAAGGTCGGCAGCATGGTCTTTCATTTTCCGACATGAAGGTTGAGATCAGTTCTCATGGAAAACGTGCCACGTTTCGACTTTATGACACCGTCGCTGCAGAAGAATTTCACGAACAGCTTCCACTTGAATTGGAGCTAAGCAACTTTCGCGACGCGCAGTGGATGTTCTATCCGCCTGAAAAGCTGAACGTGAAGCCGGAAGAGGCCTATCATGACGGCAGGAAAGGCGAGTTGAGCTACTACGAGCCCTGGGGCGACGTGTTCATGCTCTACAGGGATTTTCATGCAGGGGACGAGATGCACCGCCTTGGCGTGGTGTTGAGCGGTGTTGAAGAGATTGCCGCGATGTCTGGAAAAGCCGTCATCCGGCAGGTGCAATCATCCAGTTCGGAAAAGGAGAACGTCATGCGGATAGCAGTGACAGCAGGTGGCAAGACGGTCATCTATGAGCTTAATGACAGTCAGGCCGCAAAAGAATTGTACGGGCAGCTGCCATTGAACATCGCAGTGGAAGACTACGGTAGCAACGAAAAGATTTTTTATCCTCCGCAAAAGCTGAGCACTTCCAATACGCCGCTTGCGGAAAACGTACGAAAGGGAACTCTGGCCTACTACGCCCCTTGGGGGGATGTGGTCCTGTTCCATGATGACTTCCGCTCTGCTCCGGGACTCTATGGACTGGGGCACGCCGTCGAAGGAGCCGAACATATCGGATCCCTCTCCGGTCAAATTCGGGTCACTCCCGACAGCTCACAGTAG
- a CDS encoding flavodoxin family protein — protein sequence MSKNILIISASPRAQGNSDILCNEFMRGAQEAGHVVEKIRLAESDISYCTGCCSCIGNPGACVQDDDMRDILAGLLAADVLVLASPVYFRSFNGQMKTFMDRVCPVYTMIHHKEVYYLLAAAGGSLPVESAVESFRVFTGCLSGIEEKGIIAATGVWGEGGVKGMRVLNEAYEAGGNA from the coding sequence ATGAGCAAAAACATACTGATAATATCGGCAAGTCCCAGAGCGCAGGGTAATTCCGACATCCTCTGCAACGAATTCATGCGCGGGGCACAGGAAGCGGGGCATGTCGTTGAAAAGATCCGCCTTGCGGAAAGTGACATCAGCTACTGTACCGGATGCTGTTCCTGCATCGGCAATCCCGGGGCATGTGTTCAGGACGATGACATGCGTGATATCCTTGCCGGATTGCTCGCTGCCGATGTCCTCGTTCTTGCCAGCCCGGTCTATTTTCGTTCTTTCAATGGCCAGATGAAGACTTTCATGGACAGGGTCTGTCCCGTGTATACGATGATCCATCACAAGGAAGTGTATTATCTTCTTGCCGCCGCCGGGGGCAGTCTTCCGGTGGAAAGTGCCGTTGAAAGCTTCAGAGTCTTCACGGGATGCCTGAGTGGAATCGAGGAAAAGGGCATCATCGCTGCCACCGGCGTGTGGGGTGAGGGCGGTGTCAAAGGGATGCGCGTTCTCAACGAGGCATATGAAGCGGGGGGGAATGCATGA
- a CDS encoding carboxymuconolactone decarboxylase family protein, which produces MHLKKCTAILIALVMSLGLAAASEAADMQKKTTLDVRQRSIVTIAAFTASGEIERLKPELAEGLDSGLTVNEVKEVLVQMYAYAGFPRSLGGIWAFMDVMEQRRAQGIEDEVGREASPIPEDLDRDTYGARVRADLAGLDEVPENPAPYQEFSPIIDEFLKEHLFADIFARDILTHQERELATIAALANMTGVNGPLTFHFSAAMNTGLTEGQLHDFITVLADQVDEERAENAGEVLTKVLADRQ; this is translated from the coding sequence ATGCATCTGAAGAAATGCACCGCGATCCTTATCGCACTCGTTATGTCCCTCGGTCTTGCTGCGGCATCGGAGGCAGCTGATATGCAAAAGAAAACCACACTCGACGTCCGGCAGCGGTCAATTGTCACCATTGCCGCCTTTACGGCAAGCGGAGAAATCGAACGCCTGAAGCCAGAATTGGCTGAAGGGCTGGATTCCGGGTTGACCGTCAATGAAGTCAAGGAAGTCCTAGTCCAGATGTACGCATACGCGGGATTCCCCCGCAGTCTCGGTGGCATATGGGCTTTCATGGATGTCATGGAACAGCGCAGGGCCCAAGGCATCGAAGATGAAGTCGGCAGGGAAGCGTCGCCGATTCCCGAGGATCTGGACCGGGACACATACGGCGCCCGAGTGCGCGCCGACCTGGCGGGGCTGGACGAAGTCCCCGAGAACCCGGCTCCGTATCAGGAGTTCTCGCCGATCATCGACGAATTCCTCAAGGAGCATCTGTTCGCGGACATCTTCGCCCGCGACATTCTGACCCATCAGGAGCGCGAGCTGGCCACCATTGCCGCGCTGGCGAACATGACCGGCGTAAACGGGCCGCTGACTTTCCACTTCAGCGCGGCCATGAATACCGGGCTGACCGAAGGCCAACTGCACGACTTCATCACGGTGCTTGCCGATCAAGTGGACGAAGAGCGCGCCGAAAACGCCGGAGAGGTTCTCACCAAGGTTCTGGCGGATCGTCAGTAG